From the genome of Fibrobacter sp. UWH6:
TTTATATGTTGAAGTGTAAGGTTCCTGCAAATGGGGATGGTTCTTCGGGGGAAGTGTGTGCGTACGAGTTGCTGGGGTTTAAGAAGATTCCCTCTCCGACAGAATCTGCAGAGAGAAACTTTGCCCATCGGCTTATGGAACTTAAAATAAAAAGTGGAACAGTCCTTCGTGAAAATCTCTTTTCTTATGGGTTGTCGGCAAAACTGCAAAAGAAGTTGGCACCCCTCCGGGAGGAAGTCCATCAGACTGGTCGTGTGGTTTTTGAAGATTTGATATTTGAGGCGATTCGCCTGATCGAAGAGTTTCCCTTTGTTCGGGACTATTTTCAGAGTCTTTGGTCTGAAATTCTTGTTGATGAATATCAAGATATCAATCCGACTCAATACCGTATGGTTAAGGGTCTGCTTGGAAATCGGAAATCCCTTTTTGTTGTGGGGGACGATGACCAGGCTATTTATGGTTTCCGCGGGGCTGATATCGGCAATATTAACCGCTTCCGAGACGATTTTAGGGAGAGTACGCTGATTCGCCTGGAATGGAATTACCGGTCTGTTCCCAATGTACTTCATTTGGCGAATCAGATTTTTACGAATAAGCCCATTCATTTGCGGAAGGTCCTGCGTGCTGGAAATCCTTCGGGCTCCAAGGGGAATCCCATCTTCAAGGAAAATCGGAAACCTGAAGTGTGGGTGTCCGATAATCCGGTGGAGGAAATGCAGAAGGTTGTTCAGTCCATTAAGGAACTTCGGATGGGCTATGACTTGGAATGGAAAAACTTTGCCATTCTTGTAAGGTATAACCGCCAGCGGCTTTATTATGAAGAGGCCCTGCGGGATTATAACATTCCCATTGCGGGAGGGCCTGCAGAAAATGGTGAGGAAGGGGCCGTCCTGGAAAACGGGGTGCATGTGGAAACTGTGCATGCGTCAAAGGGGTTGCAGTACGCGGTGGTCTATTATGCGGGGCTTGCCGAGGGGTTGACTCCTGGGGCGTGTACGGGATCTAGGTCTCAGCGGAAAAGGCAGTTGGAAGAGGAGCGTCGTCTGTACTATGTGGGGGTGACTCGTGCGGAGGCCTGTCTGATTTTGTTATATTGCAAACGTAGATTTTGGAAGGGGCAGTTGTGTAAGTTCAAACGTTCCAGTTTTTTACCGAAGGAAAGCTCCTGTAAGTCTAAAGGTTTGATGATGCCTCTCGTTTTTTTTAGAATTTATGTCGTCCTGATTGTTCTTGGCTACTTGTGTGTGCAGATGATTCGTGTGCCCTATGCCAAGTGGCGGCATGGCGGAGATATGACTCCTTGGGTCGATGGCCGTATCCAGTTCTTTTCTGCTTTCTGTTTGAAGATGCTCCGTGTGGAATTGAATATTGAAAATCAGGCTGCGCTCGGCAAAGTGGATTGGACTCGCCCCGTATTTGCGGTTGGAAACCATGGCTCATTTTCGGATATCCCTATGGTTTTTCTTGCCCTTCAGCGGACATTTGGTTTTGTGGCCAAGGAGTCTCTGGGCAAGGTGCCGTTCCTTCATTTTTGGATGAAGCAGATTGGCTGTGCCCTGGTGAACCGTTCCAAGGGTGGTGCCGCAGCCGCCGTACGACGTGTTATCGCGGAACGAGGAGCTGCTCCCCGCTTGTTTATCTTCCCTGAAGGAACCCGCAGTAAAGACGGAGCTTTGGGTCCTTTTAAGAGTGGCACTTTCTATTTTGCCCACGAAAATGACGGCTTCATTCTTCCCTTGGTCATCAAGGGCTCTGCCGCTGTCTGGGAGAAACGAAAGAATGCCGGACCGTGCAAGGTGACGGTGAAAATTCTTGATCCTATTGACGTGAAGGCGTTGAAGGAATCCAATCCCGATATTGATCCGAAGCAGGATTTGTGTCCTATGGTTCATGATCGTATGGAAAGTGCATTGAGGTAGGGACTGCTATGATTGGTGTTTTTGATTCCGGTTTTGGCGGTCTAACTATTTTGCGGGATTTGCAAAAGGTGTTGCCGCAGTACGACTACCTGTATCTGGGGGATAATGCCCGCGCTCCCTATGGTTCCCGTAGCTTTGAAACCATTTACCGCTATACGTTGCAGGCGGTTCGTGAACTGTTTAGTCGTGGATGCCCCCTGGTGATCCTGGCTTGCAATACAGCTTCTGCACGAGCCCTTCGCAGTATCCAGCAGCAGGTGCTTCCTATTGAATTTCCTGATCGCAGGGTGCTGGGGATTATCCGTCCCACTGCAGAAGAAATTGGACGTGTCAGTAAGACGGGACATATCGGGATTTTTGCGACGGCAGGAACGGTTTCTTCGGGAAGCTATCCCATCGAGATCAACCATTTTTATCCGGAGCTGAAGGTGACTCAGCATGCGTGCCCCATGTGGGTGCCCTTGGTTGAGTATGGCGAACGGGAATCCGATGGTGCTCGTTACTTTGTTAAAAAGGAAGTGGAGGCCGTTTTACGTGAGGATCCTGAAATCGACACCATCCTTTTAGCTTGTACCCACTATCCGCTGCTGGAAAAGGCTATCCGCGAATCTACTCCGCCGGGGGTGAACTTGGTGTTTCAGGGGAGTATCGTGGCGGACAAGACTGTCGACTATCTGAAACGTCACCCGGAAATAGAAAAACGACTTGCGAAAAACGGTAAAACCAGTTTTTTGACTACAGATACGGCCGAATTCTTTGAAAAAGGCGCCTTTTTCTTTGGAATGCAGGACATTTCTGCTGAATCGCTGACCTTTTAACTTACAAAATTAGTATCTTATACAAAAAACGACGAACCATCTAGGATGGTCCGCCCGTGAGAGTTTTAATTAAAGGGGGGACCTCGGGCCGTAGTCCGGGGTTCTCGAAGTCTAACCAAGTCGAATCTATTTCGAGTATAATTAACGGATTGTATAAAAATGCCGAAGACACAGATTAATCTCGATGGTTGGCAGGACTACCGCGGTAACGCCGCAGGCAGCTTGCTTTATGTAGAAACTAGCCACCAGTCTGAAATGCCGGTGCGCGACCAGCTCAACGAAAATGGCAAGGGCTTCCTTTCTGAACCGAACTACGAAACCAGCACCTATGGCCTCGTGAGCTGCTACAATGTGAAGGCAGTGAATGCTATCCTCAAGGCCAAGAGTCGCTACATTCTTTTCGGTACCCGCTACGAAGGTCTCAGCGATTCCGAAATGCGCAACAAGTACCTGATCATGGGTTATATGCGCATCGATAAGATCAAGGACGTTCGTACCCGCCACATCCAGCGCTACATGGCTAATCCGGAACTTCAGGAACCGGAATGCATGCAGATGGAACACAACTGGGCTGTTTATGGTCCCATGCGCTTTGTCTCCATGAACGATTCCTTTGTCGTTACCGACGAAATCCTCAAGGAATGGGGTTACCGCGGTCACGCTTCCCGTCAGCTGAAGGCTGTATTCCAGAAGGAACATCTTGAACAGATCCTTTCTTACCTGGATTCCAAGGAAGATATGATCGACGAATATATCGCTACCGTCGACGAATACAAGGAAGCTTTGGAAGAAGGTTAATCCTTTAAATTTTTATGCGAAAAAGGCCGTGGATGAAATCCACGGCCTTTTCTGTTTCTTTATTGTTAGACTTTATTTTTTGACGGCCCTAATAGAACTGGAGCTTGTCTTCAGGATGTATGTTCCCTGGCGGACGTCGAGGCGGAGAGTGCCGTTGTCGTTCAGTGCCTGGTTCTTTGTGCCTGTCCAGAGGAGGTTGCCGTTCAGGTCGAAGAGCTTGGCCTGCATGTGGTTGTCGTTGAAGGCGTACTTATAGTTGGAATGGATGGATGTGGTGCCGC
Proteins encoded in this window:
- a CDS encoding UvrD-helicase domain-containing protein, which codes for MDMKSAESPAEKILSGLNSDQRAAVLHNHESGAQLLILAGAGSGKTSVLTKRIQYRILCGVAPEKILALTFTAKAAAEMRERVQALFPNAGVRLCTFHSLALYMLKCKVPANGDGSSGEVCAYELLGFKKIPSPTESAERNFAHRLMELKIKSGTVLRENLFSYGLSAKLQKKLAPLREEVHQTGRVVFEDLIFEAIRLIEEFPFVRDYFQSLWSEILVDEYQDINPTQYRMVKGLLGNRKSLFVVGDDDQAIYGFRGADIGNINRFRDDFRESTLIRLEWNYRSVPNVLHLANQIFTNKPIHLRKVLRAGNPSGSKGNPIFKENRKPEVWVSDNPVEEMQKVVQSIKELRMGYDLEWKNFAILVRYNRQRLYYEEALRDYNIPIAGGPAENGEEGAVLENGVHVETVHASKGLQYAVVYYAGLAEGLTPGACTGSRSQRKRQLEEERRLYYVGVTRAEACLILLYCKRRFWKGQLCKFKRSSFLPKESSCKSKGLMMPLVFFRIYVVLIVLGYLCVQMIRVPYAKWRHGGDMTPWVDGRIQFFSAFCLKMLRVELNIENQAALGKVDWTRPVFAVGNHGSFSDIPMVFLALQRTFGFVAKESLGKVPFLHFWMKQIGCALVNRSKGGAAAAVRRVIAERGAAPRLFIFPEGTRSKDGALGPFKSGTFYFAHENDGFILPLVIKGSAAVWEKRKNAGPCKVTVKILDPIDVKALKESNPDIDPKQDLCPMVHDRMESALR
- the murI gene encoding glutamate racemase — encoded protein: MIGVFDSGFGGLTILRDLQKVLPQYDYLYLGDNARAPYGSRSFETIYRYTLQAVRELFSRGCPLVILACNTASARALRSIQQQVLPIEFPDRRVLGIIRPTAEEIGRVSKTGHIGIFATAGTVSSGSYPIEINHFYPELKVTQHACPMWVPLVEYGERESDGARYFVKKEVEAVLREDPEIDTILLACTHYPLLEKAIRESTPPGVNLVFQGSIVADKTVDYLKRHPEIEKRLAKNGKTSFLTTDTAEFFEKGAFFFGMQDISAESLTF